In Candidatus Bathyarchaeota archaeon A05DMB-5, a single genomic region encodes these proteins:
- a CDS encoding 3-hydroxyacyl-CoA dehydrogenase family protein — protein MEVKKIAVLGAGLMGHGICQVAAQSGYEVNLRDIEQRFVDNGMQMIKTSLQKFQAKGQLTETQVNETLGRIHPTIDLKEAVSNVDLIIEAVTENVELKKATYREVDQYASAHAIIASNTSSISITELGSTTKRPEKVCGMHFFNPPQLMKLIEVIKGAKTSEETIQTVLAVAQKMGKETVLVKKDCPGFIVNRILIPALNEAVALYWEGVADRDDIDKAIKLGLNWPMGPLMLLDYIGADTTLAIAEILEKEIDPKFHPHTGLKQMVKAQLLGRKTGKGFYDWTQK, from the coding sequence ATGGAAGTTAAGAAAATTGCAGTTTTAGGTGCCGGCTTAATGGGACACGGCATATGCCAAGTAGCCGCACAATCCGGATACGAAGTAAACTTGCGTGACATCGAGCAACGCTTCGTAGACAACGGCATGCAAATGATAAAAACTAGCTTACAAAAGTTTCAAGCAAAAGGGCAACTGACAGAAACGCAAGTCAACGAAACCCTTGGCAGAATACACCCCACAATAGACTTGAAAGAAGCAGTCTCCAACGTAGACCTCATTATCGAAGCAGTAACAGAAAACGTTGAACTCAAAAAAGCCACATACCGCGAAGTAGACCAATACGCATCAGCCCACGCAATAATCGCTTCAAACACTTCATCAATAAGCATAACCGAATTGGGCTCAACAACCAAACGTCCAGAAAAAGTCTGCGGAATGCACTTCTTTAATCCGCCACAACTAATGAAACTCATCGAAGTCATCAAAGGCGCAAAAACTTCCGAGGAAACCATACAAACCGTGCTTGCAGTTGCGCAGAAAATGGGAAAAGAAACCGTTCTAGTCAAGAAAGACTGTCCTGGCTTCATCGTGAATCGCATATTAATTCCAGCCTTAAACGAAGCAGTTGCCTTGTACTGGGAAGGCGTGGCAGACAGAGACGACATAGACAAAGCCATAAAGCTGGGCTTAAACTGGCCTATGGGACCGCTTATGCTTTTGGACTACATAGGCGCGGACACAACATTAGCCATTGCGGAAATTTTGGAGAAAGAAATAGACCCGAAGTTTCATCCGCACACCGGATTGAAGCAGATGGTTAAGGCACAGTTGCTTGGAAGAAAAACTGGCAAGGGCTTCTATGACTGGACACAAAAATAG
- a CDS encoding DUF362 domain-containing protein, which produces MAIGKFKMNPYVKDNKVLVSKVSCTANVKESILKAVNLIGGFNKVVEKGDEFLLKPNFNTADPPPASSDPEFVKAVIELLLEHGAGKVVIGESSMFSLHTRNVLKETGMISKAEEAGAELVFFDEGKWIKISTGGNYLKKVSLPETALNAAKLVYVCCMKTHKFAKFTLSLKLAVGFMKPSERMLLHMRYLEEKIADLNLVVHPNLIIMDGRKCFINGGPACGELQEPNVILASGDRVAIDVETLKIIEGYEGASLKEDPWNYTQIRRAVELELGVKNEQEYMLISG; this is translated from the coding sequence ATGGCGATTGGCAAGTTTAAAATGAATCCGTATGTGAAAGACAACAAAGTGTTGGTTAGCAAAGTGAGCTGTACTGCAAATGTTAAGGAAAGCATTTTAAAAGCAGTAAACTTGATTGGTGGCTTTAACAAAGTCGTTGAAAAAGGTGATGAGTTTCTTTTGAAGCCTAATTTTAACACTGCTGACCCTCCGCCTGCTTCGAGCGACCCAGAATTTGTTAAAGCAGTTATCGAATTGTTGCTTGAGCATGGTGCTGGAAAGGTTGTTATTGGTGAGTCTTCCATGTTTTCACTTCACACAAGAAATGTGCTTAAGGAAACTGGAATGATTAGCAAAGCTGAAGAAGCAGGCGCGGAACTTGTGTTTTTCGACGAAGGAAAATGGATTAAAATCTCCACAGGCGGCAATTACCTCAAAAAGGTCAGTTTACCCGAGACCGCGTTGAATGCGGCGAAACTTGTTTACGTCTGTTGTATGAAAACGCACAAGTTTGCAAAATTCACTTTAAGCTTGAAATTGGCTGTCGGTTTTATGAAGCCGAGCGAGCGGATGCTTTTGCACATGAGGTATTTGGAAGAAAAAATCGCTGATTTAAACCTCGTTGTGCATCCGAACTTAATAATAATGGATGGAAGAAAGTGTTTCATAAATGGCGGACCTGCATGCGGCGAACTCCAAGAACCAAACGTTATACTTGCTTCTGGCGACAGAGTAGCCATTGATGTAGAAACATTAAAAATTATTGAAGGTTACGAAGGCGCTAGTCTTAAAGAAGACCCATGGAATTATACACAAATACGCAGAGCCGTGGAACTTGAGTTAGGCGTTAAAAACGAGCAGGAATACATGCTCATAAGCGGATAG
- a CDS encoding HDIG domain-containing protein has translation MLTRNEAINLVKNNVSKRNVFFHMLAVEAIMRSTAKYLGENEEQWALIGLLHDIDYEKTEAIPEKHSLLTEQILKGLIPEELVRAIKAHNFRYTGVMPETRMEKALIASDAISGLLVACALVMPSKKLADVKVETVAKKFKDKDFARGAERERILVCEEIGIPREKFFEIALNGLKNVAAEIGL, from the coding sequence ATGTTAACTCGCAACGAAGCTATTAATCTAGTTAAAAATAATGTTTCAAAAAGGAATGTTTTCTTTCACATGCTTGCAGTTGAGGCTATAATGCGGAGTACAGCGAAATATTTGGGCGAAAACGAAGAGCAATGGGCGCTTATAGGATTGTTACATGACATTGACTATGAAAAGACTGAGGCGATACCGGAAAAGCATAGTCTGCTAACAGAACAAATCCTCAAAGGACTTATCCCAGAAGAGTTGGTTAGGGCTATTAAGGCGCACAACTTTCGTTATACTGGTGTTATGCCTGAAACAAGGATGGAGAAGGCGTTAATTGCCAGTGATGCAATTTCTGGGTTGCTGGTTGCATGTGCCTTAGTGATGCCGTCAAAGAAGTTGGCGGACGTGAAAGTGGAAACTGTTGCGAAGAAGTTTAAAGACAAGGATTTTGCAAGAGGAGCCGAGAGAGAACGCATACTTGTCTGCGAAGAAATTGGGATTCCAAGGGAGAAGTTTTTTGAAATTGCGCTTAACGGACTTAAAAATGTGGCAGCAGAGATAGGCTTATAA
- a CDS encoding radical SAM protein, which yields MSLKGVHFLLTYRCDLECDHCFVWGSPKAKGTFTLEQIRNILEEARKLPTVDYIAIEGGEPFLYYPIMVKAASEAAEFGFRVEILSNCYWATCPDDAVEWLRPIAEIKNVELTLSSDFYHGENWETETVRNAVKAAHVLQMKADILAIKDPHAAKPCPKEIEGAKVDLCELMYKGRAFSKLPQSVAKKPWREFTKCPYENFANQERVHIDPLGYVHVCQGISIGNAWQKPFAKIIEEYNPYENPILEPLVRSGPVALVEKFCLSHEEAYADACHMCYAARLLLRNKYPDVLAPDQMYGEFE from the coding sequence TTGAGTTTAAAAGGGGTTCATTTTCTCCTCACTTACCGGTGCGACTTGGAATGTGACCACTGTTTTGTCTGGGGAAGCCCTAAAGCAAAAGGCACCTTCACACTTGAACAAATCAGAAACATTTTGGAAGAGGCAAGAAAGCTGCCAACTGTAGATTACATTGCCATAGAAGGTGGCGAACCTTTCCTATACTATCCCATAATGGTCAAAGCCGCTTCAGAAGCGGCAGAATTTGGTTTTCGTGTGGAAATTCTTTCAAACTGTTACTGGGCTACGTGTCCAGACGACGCTGTGGAATGGCTACGTCCCATAGCAGAAATCAAAAATGTTGAATTGACTTTAAGTAGCGATTTTTACCATGGAGAAAACTGGGAAACTGAAACAGTAAGGAACGCTGTGAAGGCGGCTCATGTACTGCAAATGAAAGCAGACATACTTGCCATCAAAGACCCACACGCTGCAAAACCGTGCCCAAAAGAAATTGAAGGAGCAAAGGTTGATTTATGCGAGTTAATGTATAAAGGCAGAGCCTTTTCGAAATTGCCACAAAGTGTAGCCAAAAAGCCTTGGCGTGAATTCACTAAATGCCCCTACGAAAACTTCGCTAACCAAGAAAGAGTTCACATAGACCCGCTCGGATATGTGCACGTTTGTCAAGGCATCTCAATCGGCAACGCTTGGCAAAAGCCCTTTGCAAAAATAATTGAAGAATACAATCCCTACGAAAATCCAATCCTTGAGCCTCTGGTTCGTAGTGGTCCTGTGGCTTTGGTTGAAAAGTTCTGTTTGTCACATGAGGAAGCCTATGCTGATGCGTGTCACATGTGTTATGCTGCACGTCTTCTATTAAGAAATAAATATCCAGACGTTCTTGCGCCTGACCAAATGTATGGTGAGTTTGAATAA
- a CDS encoding flippase-like domain-containing protein yields the protein MTVTKPKITWKSVVLPVVGLVAFFLYLYFFNVDIPEIIAIAQHIDVSVYFLAIITVLFETFFFSLSWYFLVTFLSVKLSIVRAFMYVWYGIYIDIIIPAESISGEVSRVYLIEREQIGTTGKVVASVVVQRLMGMAINVMCLLLGVSVLILQERASGTLINLTLLLTAVITVFLVLLILLCFKEAWTLKIVEGGIRLIEFLTRGHWKLTRIKDEVIKMTRMFHGSIKEYGHAPKSLSLSLVFNVLSWLLSFGVAYLVFLSMRFPISWSVIVVTCSIIVAIQSIPLGIPFEAGLPEITMASLFQWLTPNMTMDIAATATILIRILTVWLRFFIGFAVQQWLEIKAITTKKMT from the coding sequence ATGACTGTGACGAAGCCTAAAATTACTTGGAAAAGCGTTGTTTTGCCAGTCGTGGGCTTGGTGGCTTTTTTCTTGTATCTTTACTTTTTTAATGTAGATATTCCAGAAATAATTGCAATCGCTCAACACATTGACGTTTCTGTTTATTTTTTGGCAATCATAACCGTTTTATTTGAGACGTTTTTCTTTTCTTTATCGTGGTATTTTTTGGTCACGTTTCTTTCAGTGAAGCTTTCCATTGTGAGGGCTTTCATGTATGTTTGGTATGGAATTTACATTGACATAATCATTCCGGCGGAGTCGATAAGTGGAGAAGTTTCAAGAGTCTACTTAATCGAGAGAGAGCAAATTGGGACGACTGGAAAAGTTGTTGCTTCCGTTGTTGTTCAACGATTAATGGGGATGGCTATCAATGTCATGTGTCTACTTCTAGGTGTAAGCGTCCTAATATTACAAGAACGTGCCAGTGGAACCCTAATCAACCTAACACTGCTGTTAACTGCTGTAATTACTGTTTTTCTGGTACTGCTAATTCTCTTATGCTTCAAGGAGGCATGGACGCTGAAGATTGTTGAAGGCGGAATAAGGCTAATTGAGTTTTTGACTCGTGGACACTGGAAACTTACAAGGATAAAGGATGAAGTAATAAAAATGACTAGAATGTTTCACGGGTCAATCAAAGAATACGGTCACGCGCCTAAAAGTCTTTCTTTATCATTAGTTTTTAATGTCTTATCGTGGCTTCTCAGTTTCGGAGTAGCCTATCTAGTGTTTTTGTCCATGCGCTTCCCAATTAGTTGGAGCGTGATAGTTGTTACGTGTTCAATAATTGTCGCTATTCAATCAATTCCTTTAGGCATTCCGTTTGAGGCTGGACTTCCAGAAATAACGATGGCGTCACTTTTTCAATGGCTAACCCCGAATATGACGATGGACATTGCGGCAACCGCAACAATTCTAATACGTATTCTTACTGTTTGGCTTAGATTTTTCATAGGGTTCGCCGTGCAACAGTGGCTTGAAATTAAAGCAATAACAACGAAAAAGATGACTTAA
- the rimI gene encoding ribosomal protein S18-alanine N-acetyltransferase, with amino-acid sequence MEVTIEDASIQQLDRLYEIEMECFDKEAFTKQQIANLLTNYNSVGLVAKISGKIVGFVIGMLYVERTALAGHILTIDVSTAYRKKGIAQKLLQGIEKIFKEKGAKTCHLEVREDNIVALRLYQKLGYKKVARLKGYYRDANGIYLRKDLA; translated from the coding sequence ATGGAAGTAACAATCGAAGACGCGTCAATCCAACAGCTAGATAGGCTATATGAAATCGAAATGGAATGCTTCGACAAAGAAGCCTTCACGAAACAACAAATTGCCAATTTACTAACAAATTATAATTCCGTAGGTTTAGTTGCAAAAATAAGCGGCAAAATAGTCGGCTTCGTCATAGGCATGTTATACGTAGAAAGAACAGCATTGGCAGGCCATATTCTAACAATAGACGTTTCAACCGCCTACCGAAAAAAAGGAATAGCACAAAAACTTCTACAAGGAATTGAAAAAATCTTTAAGGAAAAAGGCGCTAAAACATGCCATCTTGAAGTACGCGAAGACAACATTGTCGCGTTGAGGCTTTACCAGAAACTTGGATACAAGAAAGTTGCGCGTCTCAAAGGCTATTACAGAGACGCAAATGGAATATACTTAAGAAAGGACTTAGCTTAA
- a CDS encoding DUF296 domain-containing protein: MLKGQVGKIYFSRILENEDLAEAIKKRVEESGVTAGVLIFIGSLKNAVLGYYKEGQYKSIRLDGPLEIASGMGNIAVNEKGEIIVHAHLVVSDEEGRAYGGHLMKDSHVGATAELVIIEGAGVNLQRVFDEKTKLNLLKLS; encoded by the coding sequence ATGTTGAAGGGACAAGTTGGAAAAATTTATTTTTCGCGCATACTGGAAAATGAGGATTTAGCTGAAGCCATAAAGAAGCGAGTGGAAGAAAGCGGCGTAACAGCTGGGGTTCTCATTTTTATTGGAAGCTTAAAAAATGCAGTGTTGGGATATTACAAAGAAGGACAATACAAGTCTATTCGATTGGATGGCCCATTAGAAATCGCCTCGGGTATGGGAAACATCGCTGTTAATGAAAAAGGCGAGATAATAGTTCATGCGCATCTGGTTGTTTCAGATGAGGAAGGCAGAGCTTATGGCGGACATTTGATGAAGGATTCTCATGTTGGCGCGACAGCGGAGCTTGTGATAATTGAGGGGGCTGGAGTGAACTTACAGAGAGTCTTTGACGAAAAAACAAAGCTGAATCTGCTGAAGTTAAGCTAA
- a CDS encoding NADP-dependent malic enzyme, protein MSKPKEEKRKPTVEELLAKAKKPSQLAPPLHKFYSGKVQIMPKCAVASPDDFAIWYTPGVAAACREIQADKDKSFELTNRWNYVAVVSDGTRVLGLGDIGPEAAMPVMEGKALLFKYLGGVDAFPVCLKTKDPDEIVRACELIEPTFGGINLEDIEKPKCFYVLEKARERLQIPVWHDDQQGTATVILAGLMNAFKIVGKKPKESLITLVGAGAANLRTAYVLIRWGIKPGNILLVDTKGIIYPGRKDITKEEDPWKYELSQKTNAEGRKGDIAEAFKDADAVVAASKPGPSTIKPEWVKTMADDAIIFACANPIPEIWPWEAKEAGARIIATGRSDFPNQVNNSLGFPAIFRGVLDVKAKTVTDDMCIAAAQELAKFAEERGMHEEDILPRMEEWEVFPREAVACALKSIEQGVARVKPSKQELYERAVAIIQNARESVKLLMKEGLIRKPPPEEKLLKQ, encoded by the coding sequence ATGTCTAAACCAAAAGAAGAAAAAAGAAAACCAACCGTGGAAGAACTGCTGGCTAAAGCCAAAAAACCCTCACAATTAGCTCCACCCTTACACAAATTCTACAGCGGAAAAGTCCAAATCATGCCAAAATGCGCTGTAGCAAGCCCAGACGACTTCGCAATATGGTACACGCCCGGCGTAGCAGCAGCATGCAGAGAAATCCAAGCTGACAAAGACAAGTCATTCGAGCTTACAAACCGCTGGAACTACGTGGCTGTAGTGTCCGATGGCACCCGCGTTTTAGGCTTAGGCGACATCGGTCCAGAAGCAGCCATGCCAGTAATGGAAGGCAAAGCTCTACTATTCAAATACCTAGGCGGCGTGGATGCTTTCCCAGTATGTCTAAAAACCAAAGACCCAGACGAGATAGTCCGCGCATGCGAACTCATCGAGCCAACTTTCGGCGGCATAAACCTGGAAGACATAGAGAAACCGAAATGTTTCTACGTTCTAGAAAAAGCTAGAGAACGTCTTCAAATTCCCGTCTGGCATGACGACCAGCAAGGCACAGCCACAGTAATATTGGCTGGCTTAATGAACGCCTTCAAAATAGTAGGCAAAAAACCAAAAGAAAGCCTCATAACCCTCGTGGGCGCTGGCGCAGCCAACCTCAGAACAGCCTACGTCCTCATAAGATGGGGAATCAAACCAGGCAACATTTTACTCGTCGACACCAAAGGCATAATCTACCCCGGCAGAAAGGACATAACAAAAGAAGAAGACCCATGGAAATACGAGCTATCCCAAAAAACAAACGCTGAAGGCAGAAAAGGTGACATAGCCGAAGCCTTCAAAGACGCAGACGCAGTGGTAGCCGCATCAAAACCAGGACCAAGCACAATAAAACCCGAATGGGTTAAGACCATGGCTGACGACGCAATAATTTTTGCGTGCGCAAACCCAATACCTGAAATATGGCCGTGGGAAGCAAAAGAAGCAGGAGCACGAATAATAGCCACAGGCAGAAGCGACTTTCCAAACCAAGTTAACAATAGCCTCGGTTTTCCAGCCATCTTCCGAGGCGTCTTAGACGTGAAAGCGAAAACAGTCACAGATGACATGTGCATTGCAGCAGCTCAAGAACTGGCAAAGTTTGCTGAAGAACGGGGAATGCATGAAGAAGACATTTTGCCACGAATGGAAGAATGGGAAGTTTTCCCAAGAGAGGCAGTGGCATGCGCGTTAAAATCCATTGAACAAGGTGTAGCACGAGTTAAACCTAGCAAGCAGGAACTCTACGAAAGAGCAGTTGCGATAATTCAAAATGCCAGAGAATCCGTGAAGTTGCTGATGAAGGAAGGATTAATAAGAAAACCGCCGCCAGAAGAAAAACTGCTTAAACAATGA
- a CDS encoding GNAT family N-acetyltransferase: protein MSTKLKTVQLEKSNEEEFLRFLQKDEIRHVFTICDLRYDRNKTQIWTATENHEIYGYLFEFDKRIVHTYGTAESITQLIRHVDLSEPTFVIEPHHLTIVRKFFEPIEPTDKASKSKITTYLIMKTTAKTFKPLIQHRIKKLDIEDIKEVAKNFGEEWANRIKDAIGKGIAYGAYDNYTLASTATTLEILDTIALIRGVYTVDSLRGKGLATSVVSAIVKEIINLDKDAVLWVAKDNVPARRVYEKIGFQRTQHVLLGFMARKL from the coding sequence ATGTCAACCAAATTGAAGACGGTTCAACTTGAAAAGTCGAATGAAGAAGAGTTCTTAAGGTTTCTTCAAAAAGACGAAATTCGACATGTCTTCACAATCTGCGACTTAAGATATGATAGAAACAAAACTCAAATATGGACCGCCACCGAAAATCATGAAATATACGGTTATCTCTTTGAATTTGACAAGAGAATTGTTCACACGTATGGAACGGCAGAAAGCATAACCCAACTCATACGCCATGTTGACTTGAGCGAGCCAACATTCGTTATAGAACCTCACCATCTCACAATCGTAAGAAAGTTCTTCGAACCAATAGAGCCAACTGACAAAGCAAGCAAAAGCAAAATCACCACGTATCTGATCATGAAGACAACGGCAAAAACTTTCAAACCGTTAATTCAGCATAGAATCAAAAAATTGGATATAGAAGACATTAAAGAAGTTGCAAAGAATTTTGGAGAAGAATGGGCAAACAGAATCAAAGATGCCATTGGAAAGGGAATAGCTTATGGTGCATACGACAACTACACGTTAGCATCTACAGCGACCACTTTAGAAATATTAGACACAATTGCGCTTATCAGAGGAGTATACACGGTTGATTCTTTAAGAGGAAAAGGACTCGCAACTTCAGTGGTCTCTGCCATCGTGAAAGAGATAATCAATTTAGACAAAGACGCCGTGCTTTGGGTTGCAAAGGACAACGTTCCAGCAAGGCGCGTATACGAGAAAATAGGCTTCCAACGAACGCAACATGTTCTTCTAGGATTTATGGCAAGAAAACTATGA
- the dapA gene encoding 4-hydroxy-tetrahydrodipicolinate synthase: protein MYRPEGILPALVTPFTDDGTVVDEERLRVLVNHCIELGVHGVVPCGTTGEFVNMTTEEKKQVIKTVVDEVNGRVKVVAGTGASGTDQALEMTKYAKDVGADAVLIVTPFYLKPADRGIYEHYDTIASKADMPIILYNIPQCTGLPLPWQMVEDLAQIPNIVGVKDSSGQLNFILAVLEKVRDKINVLCGHDEVVVAALAAGCTGAILASANVIPDIWVQVYNHIKNGELQKARELQYKVQKIARIIAGSGAVGTKEALNMMKIKVGPVRKPLSVGGELTYEAREELRLDLEKIGKIKPKAVTFEIAEKTIEQRFMAVNITPDIIKDFKLRVGEALAGGGAEVAHIDLIIGKSDGPVGEAFAKAKAAPTPGHEPLLAILEPNLSVKPVTLIVPTVTITSMRQASMVYGPAQTAVAKAVVDSVADGTIPKEAVEDLIIIANVFVHPTAVDRQRVYINNYKAMRHAIRKAIEGRPNIDELIENKDRSKHPFKYTP, encoded by the coding sequence ATGTATAGACCCGAAGGAATCTTGCCCGCTTTAGTCACACCATTCACGGACGATGGAACAGTAGTTGACGAAGAAAGACTACGCGTTTTAGTTAACCACTGCATTGAGTTAGGCGTTCACGGAGTTGTGCCATGCGGCACCACAGGCGAATTTGTAAACATGACAACAGAAGAGAAAAAACAAGTCATAAAAACTGTAGTCGACGAAGTCAACGGAAGAGTAAAAGTTGTCGCTGGAACTGGCGCAAGCGGAACAGACCAAGCTTTAGAAATGACAAAATATGCAAAAGATGTGGGTGCTGACGCCGTTTTAATCGTGACACCATTCTATTTGAAACCCGCAGACCGTGGAATATACGAACATTACGATACAATCGCCAGTAAGGCTGACATGCCAATAATTCTTTATAATATTCCTCAATGCACAGGTTTGCCGTTGCCTTGGCAAATGGTTGAAGACTTGGCTCAAATTCCAAACATAGTAGGCGTAAAAGACAGCAGCGGACAATTAAACTTCATATTGGCAGTGTTGGAAAAAGTAAGAGACAAAATAAACGTCTTATGCGGACACGACGAAGTGGTTGTGGCAGCATTAGCTGCAGGATGCACTGGCGCGATTCTTGCAAGCGCAAACGTGATACCCGACATTTGGGTGCAAGTCTACAATCACATTAAAAACGGGGAGTTGCAAAAAGCCCGCGAACTCCAATATAAGGTGCAGAAAATAGCCAGAATAATTGCTGGAAGTGGAGCAGTGGGCACAAAAGAAGCGTTAAACATGATGAAAATCAAAGTAGGACCAGTCCGAAAGCCATTAAGCGTAGGTGGCGAGTTAACCTACGAGGCAAGAGAAGAATTACGCTTAGACTTGGAAAAAATAGGAAAAATAAAGCCTAAAGCAGTAACGTTCGAAATCGCCGAAAAAACAATAGAACAGCGCTTCATGGCAGTAAACATAACGCCAGACATCATAAAAGACTTCAAACTACGCGTTGGCGAAGCCTTAGCTGGAGGAGGCGCAGAAGTAGCCCACATAGACCTTATCATCGGAAAAAGCGACGGTCCAGTCGGCGAAGCTTTCGCAAAGGCTAAAGCAGCACCAACACCGGGACACGAGCCACTATTAGCCATTTTGGAACCCAACCTCTCCGTTAAACCAGTAACACTTATCGTTCCAACAGTTACTATTACGAGTATGCGTCAAGCGAGCATGGTTTACGGTCCAGCTCAAACAGCAGTTGCGAAGGCAGTGGTTGACAGCGTTGCAGATGGAACTATTCCGAAAGAAGCAGTTGAAGACTTGATTATCATTGCAAACGTGTTTGTGCATCCCACAGCAGTTGACAGACAAAGAGTGTACATAAACAATTACAAAGCCATGCGTCACGCAATCCGCAAGGCAATAGAAGGCAGACCTAACATTGACGAGTTAATAGAGAACAAAGACCGCTCGAAGCACCCATTCAAATACACGCCATAG
- a CDS encoding tRNA (adenine-N1)-methyltransferase codes for MKKQKIREGDYILLYLNQRKTYMVKVEAGKIFHTHKGFIKFDDLIGKEYGAAIISSLGIEFVVLKPLLRDFIMKSTRQTQITYPKDIALIVMFSGIGPGSRVIEAGTGTGALTTALAHYVKPEGKVYSYEIREEFIKTAEKNLKRAGLIDFVELKNKDVTAGIDENDVDAVILDLATPWLVIPHTYNALKPCGTLVSFSPTIDQVVKTVEALRENCFVDTETIECLMRGMQIERGKTRPQTLMTAHTGYITFARKAIRSFDASAKE; via the coding sequence TTGAAAAAACAAAAAATACGCGAAGGCGACTACATACTCCTCTACTTGAACCAACGAAAAACTTACATGGTAAAAGTTGAAGCTGGCAAAATTTTCCACACACACAAGGGCTTCATAAAATTTGACGACTTAATCGGCAAAGAATACGGCGCGGCAATTATCAGCAGTCTGGGCATTGAATTCGTGGTGTTGAAGCCTCTTCTCCGCGATTTCATAATGAAGTCAACTAGGCAAACGCAGATAACCTATCCAAAAGACATCGCCCTAATAGTAATGTTCAGTGGAATAGGACCGGGGAGTCGTGTCATCGAAGCTGGAACCGGCACTGGTGCATTAACAACAGCCCTAGCGCATTATGTCAAGCCAGAAGGCAAAGTTTACAGCTACGAAATCCGAGAGGAATTCATAAAAACTGCAGAGAAAAACCTAAAACGTGCTGGTTTAATCGACTTTGTGGAATTAAAAAACAAAGATGTAACAGCTGGAATAGACGAAAATGATGTAGACGCTGTGATTCTCGATTTAGCCACTCCATGGCTTGTCATTCCCCACACGTACAACGCATTGAAGCCTTGCGGAACACTAGTCTCATTCAGCCCAACAATTGACCAAGTAGTCAAAACCGTTGAAGCTTTAAGGGAAAATTGCTTCGTAGACACAGAAACCATAGAATGTCTAATGCGGGGAATGCAGATAGAAAGGGGCAAAACAAGACCGCAAACTCTGATGACAGCTCACACGGGATACATAACATTCGCCAGAAAAGCAATTCGCAGTTTCGACGCTTCAGCAAAAGAATAA